A stretch of the Halorussus vallis genome encodes the following:
- a CDS encoding tRNA-dihydrouridine synthase, with protein MPTLEDSLEIGGLELPNRLYRAPLLECAGEGPDAVDALVDELEPAAAAGAGLVFQGAAPVREEGGRVAPSMTALADPEFTPRLSGLTDAIHAHGGTVFVQLDHGGLRTLETWHAEYRRANPDLTQLAVSDPPWPLAALDRLGFLKYDARVLSTDEVYELAADFGRCAARAADAGYDGIHLAGANMGILQQFLSPFYNRRDDEFADGVRFFEAVHDEIRARAGDLPLVAKVPAETEAPPFVRRRFGADDAVATCERLAAVGYDAVVPVRVSTFWDMSIVRGEFPGAAWRDDRFREGYAAAFGSRWRAALVAALNRIEAVEYDFEPGWNADLARRVRERVEIPVLLEGGIRDREQIDALLGDACDAVGMGRPFYAEPRLPARLLRSEEDTRRDEDGASVVCENCNNCTVPQVTGARGVCRTPEVLAEKGRLAREGAYDRE; from the coding sequence TTGCCAACTCTCGAAGACTCCCTCGAAATCGGCGGCCTCGAACTACCCAACCGGCTCTACCGCGCGCCGCTCCTGGAGTGCGCGGGGGAGGGACCTGATGCGGTCGACGCGCTGGTCGACGAACTCGAACCCGCCGCCGCGGCCGGGGCCGGACTCGTCTTCCAGGGGGCGGCGCCGGTCCGCGAGGAGGGCGGCCGGGTCGCGCCCTCGATGACCGCGCTGGCCGACCCCGAGTTCACCCCCCGGCTCTCGGGACTCACCGACGCGATTCACGCCCACGGCGGCACCGTCTTCGTCCAACTCGACCACGGCGGCCTCCGGACGCTGGAGACGTGGCACGCCGAGTACCGCCGGGCCAACCCGGACCTAACCCAACTCGCCGTCTCCGACCCGCCGTGGCCGCTCGCCGCGCTCGACCGCCTGGGCTTTCTGAAGTACGACGCTCGCGTCCTCTCGACCGACGAGGTGTACGAACTCGCCGCGGACTTCGGCCGGTGCGCCGCCCGCGCCGCCGACGCCGGCTACGACGGAATTCACCTCGCGGGGGCGAACATGGGCATCCTCCAGCAGTTCCTCTCGCCGTTCTACAACCGCCGGGACGACGAGTTCGCCGACGGCGTCCGGTTCTTCGAGGCGGTCCACGACGAGATTCGGGCGCGGGCCGGCGACCTCCCGCTCGTCGCAAAGGTGCCCGCCGAAACCGAGGCCCCGCCGTTCGTCCGTCGCCGCTTCGGGGCCGACGACGCGGTGGCGACCTGCGAGCGCCTCGCCGCCGTCGGGTACGACGCCGTCGTCCCGGTCCGGGTGTCGACCTTCTGGGACATGAGCATCGTCCGCGGGGAGTTCCCCGGGGCGGCCTGGCGCGACGACCGCTTCCGCGAGGGGTACGCCGCCGCGTTCGGAAGTCGGTGGCGCGCGGCGCTGGTCGCGGCGCTGAACCGAATCGAGGCCGTCGAGTACGACTTCGAACCCGGGTGGAACGCCGACCTCGCGCGCCGGGTCCGCGAGCGCGTCGAGATTCCGGTCCTGCTGGAGGGCGGAATCCGGGACCGCGAGCAGATAGACGCGTTGCTCGGCGACGCCTGCGACGCGGTGGGGATGGGCCGGCCCTTCTACGCCGAACCGAGACTTCCGGCGCGCCTCCTCCGAAGCGAGGAAGACACCCGCAGGGACGAGGACGGTGCGAGCGTCGTCTGCGAGAACTGCAACAACTGCACAGTCCCGCAGGTCACCGGCGCACGCGGAGTCTGCCGGACCCCCGAGGTGCTGGCCGAGAAGGGACGACTGGCGCGAGAGGGCGCGTACGACCGGGAGTGA
- a CDS encoding CDGSH iron-sulfur domain-containing protein, producing MAREVTHTATGPLRLDEEDLDDEKGDVAVCLCGLADSYPFCDGSHRAAEDEKEGVRYKYDSDSADGERREIAEFIFAEESE from the coding sequence ATGGCCCGCGAAGTCACCCACACCGCGACCGGCCCGCTAAGGCTGGACGAGGAGGACCTGGACGACGAGAAGGGCGACGTCGCCGTCTGCCTCTGCGGCCTCGCCGACAGCTACCCCTTCTGCGACGGGTCCCACCGCGCCGCAGAGGACGAGAAGGAGGGCGTCCGCTACAAGTACGACAGCGACAGCGCCGACGGCGAACGCCGGGAGATAGCGGAGTTCATCTTCGCCGAGGAGTCGGAGTGA